A genomic stretch from Telopea speciosissima isolate NSW1024214 ecotype Mountain lineage chromosome 7, Tspe_v1, whole genome shotgun sequence includes:
- the LOC122668155 gene encoding ABC transporter G family member 1-like isoform X2 — MTSPVDVSSCSTRPTPERSLCHEHMIRVKDGGLEMDSFGPKIKHSAELESTTVTVLKEEEANSDVHVISSEMRGDGVFLTWEDLWVTVSMGRSGCRSILQGLTGYTQPGEVLAIMGPSGCGKSTLLNALAGRLGTNTRQSGNVLVNGRKQTLAFGTSAYVTQDNILTTTLTVGEAVYHSAQLQLPDMMSRLEKKERAEMTIREMGLQDAINTRIGGWGTKGISGGQKRRVSICIEILTHPKLLFLDEPTSGLDSAASYHVMNRIVNLAEKYGKTIIVSIHQPSNEVFELFHNLCLLSYGKTIYFGAAYTANEFFVLNGFPCPTRRNESDHYLRMINKDFDEIKIADETIDILMQSYKLSETYQQVLKQVAELCEKEGASLEKKGSQASFLTQYIVLTRRSFVNMYRDLGYYWLRFATNITLCLCLGNIFYNVGASASSASIQARGSMLMFVASLMTFMSVGGFPSFVEDMKIFEHERLNGHYGIAAFVIANTLSSIPYLLLNSLLPGTIVYYLVGLQRGFEHFIYFVLMLFVCTMLVESLMMAVASIVPNFLLGLVIGSGIQGLMILDAGFFRLPNDLPKPFWRYPMYYIAFHKYAYQGFYKNELEGLTFPNNQLAGASTITGEEILREIWQVEMDYSKWVDLAILFGMVLLYRLMFFLTVKAVENVKPIIMSISIALSHLEDSDHGEPLPHEGKL, encoded by the exons ATGACTTCACCAGTTGATGTCTCAAGTTGCAGCACAAGACCAACCCCAGAAAGATCACTTTGCCATGAACACATGATAAGGGTGAAAGATGGTGGGTTGGAGATGGATAGCTTTGGCCCAAAAATTAAGCATTCAGCAGAACTGGAAAGTACTACTGTTACAGtactgaaagaagaagaagcaaattcTGATGTACATGTGATTAGTTCAGAAATGAGAGGAGATGGTGTCTTCTTGACATGGGAGGATCTTTGGGTGACAGTTTCAATGGGAAGAAGTGGGTGCAGATCAATCCTTCAAGGGCTCACAGGATATACCCAGCCCGGCGAGGTCTTGGCCATCATGGGTCCTTCTGGTTGCGGCAAGTCCACTCTTCTAAATGCTTTGGCAG GGAGACTAGGTACAAATACAAGGCAATCTGGAAATGTGCTTGTCAATGGTCGAAAACAGACTCTAGCATTTGGAACTTCG GCTTATGTGACTCAAGACAATATCCTAACGACGACATTAACAGTTGGTGAAGCAGTATACCACTCAGCTCAGCTCCAACTACCTGACATGATGTCaagattggagaagaaggagagagcaGAGATGACTATAAGGGAAATGGGCTTACAAGATGCCATCAATACAAGGATAGGGGGATGGGGAACCAAAGGGATTAGCGGTGGGCAAAAGAGGAGAGTAAGCATTTGCATTGAGATCTTGACACATCCTAAGCTTCTCTTCCTAGATGAACCAACAAGTGGGCTTGACAGTGCAGCATCTTATCATGTCATGAACAGAATAGTAAACCTTGCTGAAAAATATGGAAAGACTATAATCGTGTCTATCCATCAACCTAGCAATGAAGTCTTTGAGCTTTTCCACAATCTCTGTCTTCTCTCCTATGGTAAAACAATTTACTTTGGTGCTGCCTATACAGCAAATGAG TTCTTTGTATTGAATGGCTTCCCATGCCCAACTAGGAGGAACGAATCTGATCACTACCTTAGAATGATCAATAAAGATTTTGATGAG ATCAAAATTGCAGATGAAACTATTGATATTCTTATGCAGTCATACAAGTTATCTGAAACCTATCAACAAGTTCTAAAACAAGTAGCTGAATTGTGTGAAAAG GAGGGAGCATCATTGGAGAAGAAGGGCAGCCAAGCTAGCTTCCTTACCCAGTACATTGTTCTTACAAGAAGATCCTTTGTGAACATGTATCGTGATCTAGGCTACTATTGGCTGCGATTTGCAACCAACATCACTTTGTGTTTATGCCTAGGAAATATCTTTTACAATGTTGGTGCCAGTGCCAGCTCTGCCTCAATTCAG GCTAGGGGTTCGATGCTCATGTTTGTAGCTTCACTCATGACATTTATGTCTGTTGGTGGATTCCCATCTTTTGTCGAGGACATGAAG ATTTTTGAACATGAAAGACTAAATGGGCATTATGGTATTGCTGCATTTGTTATTGCCAACACACTCTCTTCCATTCCTTACTTGCTTCTGAACTCTTTACTTCCTGGAACAATAGTTTACTATCTTGTCGGCCTTCAACGGGGATTTGAACACTTCATATACTTTGTTTTGATGCTATTTGTCTGCACCATGTTGGTTGAAAGCTTAATGATGGCTGTTGCAAGCATTGTGCCAAATTTTCTACTGGGACTTGTAATAGGCTCTGGAATTCAAGGATTGATGATACTCGATGCTGGTTTCTTTCGGTTGCCTAACGATCTCCCCAAACCTTTTTGGAGATACCCAATGTATTATATTGCCTTTCATAAGTATGCTTACCAAGGCTTCTATAAAAATGAACTTGAAGGTTTAACATTCCCAAATAATCAACTGGCAGGAGCATCCACTATCACTGGGGAAGAAATTTTGAGAGAAATATGGCAAGTAGAGATGGATTACTCCAAGTGGGTTGATCTTGCTATCTTGTTTGGAATGGTGCTTCTATATCGTCTCATGTTCTTTCTTACTGTAAAAGCTGTTGAAAATGTTAAGCCCATTATCATGTCCATCAGTATTGCTCTCTCCCACTTAGAAGATTCAGATCATGGAGAACCCCTTCCCCATGAAGGAAAACTATAA
- the LOC122668155 gene encoding ABC transporter G family member 1-like isoform X3, translating into MTSPVDVSSCSTRPTPERSLCHEHMIRVKDGGLEMEGDGVFLTWEDLWVTVSMGRSGCRSILQGLTGYTQPGEVLAIMGPSGCGKSTLLNALAGRLGTNTRQSGNVLVNGRKQTLAFGTSAYVTQDNILTTTLTVGEAVYHSAQLQLPDMMSRLEKKERAEMTIREMGLQDAINTRIGGWGTKGISGGQKRRVSICIEILTHPKLLFLDEPTSGLDSAASYHVMNRIVNLAEKYGKTIIVSIHQPSNEVFELFHNLCLLSYGKTIYFGAAYTANEFFVLNGFPCPTRRNESDHYLRMINKDFDEDTKQGFGGKIKIADETIDILMQSYKLSETYQQVLKQVAELCEKEGASLEKKGSQASFLTQYIVLTRRSFVNMYRDLGYYWLRFATNITLCLCLGNIFYNVGASASSASIQARGSMLMFVASLMTFMSVGGFPSFVEDMKIFEHERLNGHYGIAAFVIANTLSSIPYLLLNSLLPGTIVYYLVGLQRGFEHFIYFVLMLFVCTMLVESLMMAVASIVPNFLLGLVIGSGIQGLMILDAGFFRLPNDLPKPFWRYPMYYIAFHKYAYQGFYKNELEGLTFPNNQLAGASTITGEEILREIWQVEMDYSKWVDLAILFGMVLLYRLMFFLTVKAVENVKPIIMSISIALSHLEDSDHGEPLPHEGKL; encoded by the exons ATGACTTCACCAGTTGATGTCTCAAGTTGCAGCACAAGACCAACCCCAGAAAGATCACTTTGCCATGAACACATGATAAGGGTGAAAGATGGTGGGTTGGAGATGGA AGGAGATGGTGTCTTCTTGACATGGGAGGATCTTTGGGTGACAGTTTCAATGGGAAGAAGTGGGTGCAGATCAATCCTTCAAGGGCTCACAGGATATACCCAGCCCGGCGAGGTCTTGGCCATCATGGGTCCTTCTGGTTGCGGCAAGTCCACTCTTCTAAATGCTTTGGCAG GGAGACTAGGTACAAATACAAGGCAATCTGGAAATGTGCTTGTCAATGGTCGAAAACAGACTCTAGCATTTGGAACTTCG GCTTATGTGACTCAAGACAATATCCTAACGACGACATTAACAGTTGGTGAAGCAGTATACCACTCAGCTCAGCTCCAACTACCTGACATGATGTCaagattggagaagaaggagagagcaGAGATGACTATAAGGGAAATGGGCTTACAAGATGCCATCAATACAAGGATAGGGGGATGGGGAACCAAAGGGATTAGCGGTGGGCAAAAGAGGAGAGTAAGCATTTGCATTGAGATCTTGACACATCCTAAGCTTCTCTTCCTAGATGAACCAACAAGTGGGCTTGACAGTGCAGCATCTTATCATGTCATGAACAGAATAGTAAACCTTGCTGAAAAATATGGAAAGACTATAATCGTGTCTATCCATCAACCTAGCAATGAAGTCTTTGAGCTTTTCCACAATCTCTGTCTTCTCTCCTATGGTAAAACAATTTACTTTGGTGCTGCCTATACAGCAAATGAG TTCTTTGTATTGAATGGCTTCCCATGCCCAACTAGGAGGAACGAATCTGATCACTACCTTAGAATGATCAATAAAGATTTTGATGAG GACACTAAACAAGGCTTTGGTGGCAAGATCAAAATTGCAGATGAAACTATTGATATTCTTATGCAGTCATACAAGTTATCTGAAACCTATCAACAAGTTCTAAAACAAGTAGCTGAATTGTGTGAAAAG GAGGGAGCATCATTGGAGAAGAAGGGCAGCCAAGCTAGCTTCCTTACCCAGTACATTGTTCTTACAAGAAGATCCTTTGTGAACATGTATCGTGATCTAGGCTACTATTGGCTGCGATTTGCAACCAACATCACTTTGTGTTTATGCCTAGGAAATATCTTTTACAATGTTGGTGCCAGTGCCAGCTCTGCCTCAATTCAG GCTAGGGGTTCGATGCTCATGTTTGTAGCTTCACTCATGACATTTATGTCTGTTGGTGGATTCCCATCTTTTGTCGAGGACATGAAG ATTTTTGAACATGAAAGACTAAATGGGCATTATGGTATTGCTGCATTTGTTATTGCCAACACACTCTCTTCCATTCCTTACTTGCTTCTGAACTCTTTACTTCCTGGAACAATAGTTTACTATCTTGTCGGCCTTCAACGGGGATTTGAACACTTCATATACTTTGTTTTGATGCTATTTGTCTGCACCATGTTGGTTGAAAGCTTAATGATGGCTGTTGCAAGCATTGTGCCAAATTTTCTACTGGGACTTGTAATAGGCTCTGGAATTCAAGGATTGATGATACTCGATGCTGGTTTCTTTCGGTTGCCTAACGATCTCCCCAAACCTTTTTGGAGATACCCAATGTATTATATTGCCTTTCATAAGTATGCTTACCAAGGCTTCTATAAAAATGAACTTGAAGGTTTAACATTCCCAAATAATCAACTGGCAGGAGCATCCACTATCACTGGGGAAGAAATTTTGAGAGAAATATGGCAAGTAGAGATGGATTACTCCAAGTGGGTTGATCTTGCTATCTTGTTTGGAATGGTGCTTCTATATCGTCTCATGTTCTTTCTTACTGTAAAAGCTGTTGAAAATGTTAAGCCCATTATCATGTCCATCAGTATTGCTCTCTCCCACTTAGAAGATTCAGATCATGGAGAACCCCTTCCCCATGAAGGAAAACTATAA
- the LOC122668155 gene encoding ABC transporter G family member 1-like isoform X1: MTSPVDVSSCSTRPTPERSLCHEHMIRVKDGGLEMDSFGPKIKHSAELESTTVTVLKEEEANSDVHVISSEMRGDGVFLTWEDLWVTVSMGRSGCRSILQGLTGYTQPGEVLAIMGPSGCGKSTLLNALAGRLGTNTRQSGNVLVNGRKQTLAFGTSAYVTQDNILTTTLTVGEAVYHSAQLQLPDMMSRLEKKERAEMTIREMGLQDAINTRIGGWGTKGISGGQKRRVSICIEILTHPKLLFLDEPTSGLDSAASYHVMNRIVNLAEKYGKTIIVSIHQPSNEVFELFHNLCLLSYGKTIYFGAAYTANEFFVLNGFPCPTRRNESDHYLRMINKDFDEDTKQGFGGKIKIADETIDILMQSYKLSETYQQVLKQVAELCEKEGASLEKKGSQASFLTQYIVLTRRSFVNMYRDLGYYWLRFATNITLCLCLGNIFYNVGASASSASIQARGSMLMFVASLMTFMSVGGFPSFVEDMKIFEHERLNGHYGIAAFVIANTLSSIPYLLLNSLLPGTIVYYLVGLQRGFEHFIYFVLMLFVCTMLVESLMMAVASIVPNFLLGLVIGSGIQGLMILDAGFFRLPNDLPKPFWRYPMYYIAFHKYAYQGFYKNELEGLTFPNNQLAGASTITGEEILREIWQVEMDYSKWVDLAILFGMVLLYRLMFFLTVKAVENVKPIIMSISIALSHLEDSDHGEPLPHEGKL; this comes from the exons ATGACTTCACCAGTTGATGTCTCAAGTTGCAGCACAAGACCAACCCCAGAAAGATCACTTTGCCATGAACACATGATAAGGGTGAAAGATGGTGGGTTGGAGATGGATAGCTTTGGCCCAAAAATTAAGCATTCAGCAGAACTGGAAAGTACTACTGTTACAGtactgaaagaagaagaagcaaattcTGATGTACATGTGATTAGTTCAGAAATGAGAGGAGATGGTGTCTTCTTGACATGGGAGGATCTTTGGGTGACAGTTTCAATGGGAAGAAGTGGGTGCAGATCAATCCTTCAAGGGCTCACAGGATATACCCAGCCCGGCGAGGTCTTGGCCATCATGGGTCCTTCTGGTTGCGGCAAGTCCACTCTTCTAAATGCTTTGGCAG GGAGACTAGGTACAAATACAAGGCAATCTGGAAATGTGCTTGTCAATGGTCGAAAACAGACTCTAGCATTTGGAACTTCG GCTTATGTGACTCAAGACAATATCCTAACGACGACATTAACAGTTGGTGAAGCAGTATACCACTCAGCTCAGCTCCAACTACCTGACATGATGTCaagattggagaagaaggagagagcaGAGATGACTATAAGGGAAATGGGCTTACAAGATGCCATCAATACAAGGATAGGGGGATGGGGAACCAAAGGGATTAGCGGTGGGCAAAAGAGGAGAGTAAGCATTTGCATTGAGATCTTGACACATCCTAAGCTTCTCTTCCTAGATGAACCAACAAGTGGGCTTGACAGTGCAGCATCTTATCATGTCATGAACAGAATAGTAAACCTTGCTGAAAAATATGGAAAGACTATAATCGTGTCTATCCATCAACCTAGCAATGAAGTCTTTGAGCTTTTCCACAATCTCTGTCTTCTCTCCTATGGTAAAACAATTTACTTTGGTGCTGCCTATACAGCAAATGAG TTCTTTGTATTGAATGGCTTCCCATGCCCAACTAGGAGGAACGAATCTGATCACTACCTTAGAATGATCAATAAAGATTTTGATGAG GACACTAAACAAGGCTTTGGTGGCAAGATCAAAATTGCAGATGAAACTATTGATATTCTTATGCAGTCATACAAGTTATCTGAAACCTATCAACAAGTTCTAAAACAAGTAGCTGAATTGTGTGAAAAG GAGGGAGCATCATTGGAGAAGAAGGGCAGCCAAGCTAGCTTCCTTACCCAGTACATTGTTCTTACAAGAAGATCCTTTGTGAACATGTATCGTGATCTAGGCTACTATTGGCTGCGATTTGCAACCAACATCACTTTGTGTTTATGCCTAGGAAATATCTTTTACAATGTTGGTGCCAGTGCCAGCTCTGCCTCAATTCAG GCTAGGGGTTCGATGCTCATGTTTGTAGCTTCACTCATGACATTTATGTCTGTTGGTGGATTCCCATCTTTTGTCGAGGACATGAAG ATTTTTGAACATGAAAGACTAAATGGGCATTATGGTATTGCTGCATTTGTTATTGCCAACACACTCTCTTCCATTCCTTACTTGCTTCTGAACTCTTTACTTCCTGGAACAATAGTTTACTATCTTGTCGGCCTTCAACGGGGATTTGAACACTTCATATACTTTGTTTTGATGCTATTTGTCTGCACCATGTTGGTTGAAAGCTTAATGATGGCTGTTGCAAGCATTGTGCCAAATTTTCTACTGGGACTTGTAATAGGCTCTGGAATTCAAGGATTGATGATACTCGATGCTGGTTTCTTTCGGTTGCCTAACGATCTCCCCAAACCTTTTTGGAGATACCCAATGTATTATATTGCCTTTCATAAGTATGCTTACCAAGGCTTCTATAAAAATGAACTTGAAGGTTTAACATTCCCAAATAATCAACTGGCAGGAGCATCCACTATCACTGGGGAAGAAATTTTGAGAGAAATATGGCAAGTAGAGATGGATTACTCCAAGTGGGTTGATCTTGCTATCTTGTTTGGAATGGTGCTTCTATATCGTCTCATGTTCTTTCTTACTGTAAAAGCTGTTGAAAATGTTAAGCCCATTATCATGTCCATCAGTATTGCTCTCTCCCACTTAGAAGATTCAGATCATGGAGAACCCCTTCCCCATGAAGGAAAACTATAA